GCTCCTGGGGAGAGATGTGCTCTCCGCACGAGTCCGCCTTGATCCTAAATAGGACCCGATAGCGCCCTTCTAACCAAGAAGCCGGCGGCGGCTTTGCCGTAAAGGGTGCTGGAGTAGCAGGATTCGGCGGGATCGTCTGTAGAACCGGTGTGGGGGTGGGTGCATCGGTGATCAAGAATCCCGACCCTGCAACAGGGGTCGGAAGCGTGATCTCGGGAGATGGCTCGCTATCTGGAAGTCGAGGACTCCTCGATATCAACATCGCCGCCGTGGTGCCGACTGCTACGGCCGCCACGACAACTACCCCCATTATCGCCGCCCTCTTTTTCATGTCAGTATCGTCGTCCCCGCAAAATCAGGAATCTGGCTAGCGCACATATTTTCAAGATAGCTGCGCGCCTTTCTACCGGTCCCATCTCAGCTCACTCGTACGCCAACAACAGTTGCTCTTTTGGGGGTCATAGGTATCGCGTTATGTATCCCTTGCGTGCAAAAGCATCCAAGCTCCTCTTTGCAACCCACACCATTACCAAAAGGTATATGCCATTTAGCGCCAGAGAGATCCCTACCCAATCCCATCGGAGCGGGCCACCCGCCAAAACTTGCCTCATACCCTCGAATATGTAGGAGGCCGGCCAGAAGCGGGCCGCCGCGACCAGAGGCCTAGGTAAAACAGATACGGGGAAAAACACTGCCGAGATAGGCATGAAAATGAAAGCTAACCCCCAAGCGAGTACCTCGGCCCCCTTTCCGAGTCTTAGGACAAGGACAATCGTCATCAGCCCGAGAACTAGCGCAGTGACAAGCAGGCTAGCGACAAAAGGAAGCAGTGCCACCCCCAATGTGGTCACGTTGAAAGAGTACGCAGCCCATGCTACGAACGCAATAAGGCCCCAGCCCACGCCGACTTTTAAGAAGCCAAATACGGTCGCACCAGCGAGGTACTCAGCCGAGCTTAGTGGAGTCGCCAACACGTTGAGAACGTTACGGCTCCAAGATTCTTCTAGTATCGCGATCCCTATGGCGAGTTTGCCTCTGAACATGATGTCCCAAAGAAGCATTCCCCCGAGAAGAAACGAGGCGGCAACAGCAAGGTCTGGGGAAAGATTTCTGAGATAGACCGTGAGAAAGCCCCAAAGCACTACATCCACTAGAGGCCAGAAAAACATCTCGAAGTTTCGGAAAGGAGAATGTAAGGTCACGTAGAACTGCCTTAAAAAAGACCCCCGAATTCGCTGAAATGTCCTACTGCTCACGGGAAACAGCTCCTTCTGGCCGCCTCTAGACCGTGGGCCTTTGGTTCCTACCCACCTCTGCCAACTCTATGAAAGCATCCTCTAGATCTTCGGCCCCCAAGGTCTCGGCCACGTGGTGTGGGGATCCATCTGCAACTATCCGGCCTTGGTGCAAGAAAATGACCCTCTGGGCAAGTTCTTCCACTTCGCGCATATTGTGTGAGGTCACGAGCATGGTACACCCCAGCTCCTCGTGCAAATCCTCAAGCAGGCGCCGGGTGCGTCTGGCTACATCGGGATCGAGACTCGCAGTTGGCTCATCCAAAATCAATACTTCAGGGCCGCACAGTACCGCCTTGGCAAGACTCACGAGCGTACGCTGACCCGCAGACAGGGTCCCGTTCAAGGACCGCTCGAGATGGCGTATGCCGAACAGATCGATAACTTCTTCCACACGCCGCCGAGGCGAGGGAACGGCGTAGAAATCTGCGAAAACCAACAGTGCCTCTTTGACTCGCATGAGATCAGGCAAAGATAGATACCCAGCCGCAAAGCCTGTCTTTTCCAGCGCCCGACGCCGTCCTCGGGGCATCGAGTATCCTCTCAGCCACACCTCGCCTTGGTCAGGGGTAATGACGCCGAGGATTGTGAGGAGCGTCGTGGTCTTGCCGGCGCCATTGGGCCCGAGGAGCGCTACGCTCTCGCCCGGGTAAATCTCAAAGCTTATGGAATCGAGGACGCGCCGACCTTTAAAAGATTTGCCCAGTCCCCTAACCTCGACTGACGCAGAAGCTCGCTCCGTTCCCCTCGCTCCTTCAAAGCTGTAATCAGGAGGTGTATGGTCTACTCCTTTTCCTACGAGCACCTTTATGATCGATTCGCGTCATTCGATACGCGATGCGACTAACGCTCGTCGCCCGGTTCTGCCTCTTCCCCAGGGATCGACATTTTGTTAGCGCGAGCCCATGCTCGCACTTGGGGCCAGTACCACGTATCTCGCTCCTCCCCACCAATTTTCAGCTTTATTGCCACGGGGAAATCCTTCATGCGAACGAGCTTACCTGCTTCCTCCTCGGTAACCCCCAAACGCTTAGCCAAGCGTGATACACCCACGATCAACAGCGAGTGCCGTCCGAGAATGTGGTTAGGCGACTCTAGATCAGCCATTGTCAATTCCCCGCCACCTAAAAGTCGAGTGTTCCTCAGCCCACATGTGGCTTTTAGGATACTTGCCTCGACAGCAAAGCGCTAATGCTGAGAATCGATCCCGGC
The sequence above is a segment of the Acidimicrobiia bacterium genome. Coding sequences within it:
- a CDS encoding ABC transporter permease — translated: MSSRTFQRIRGSFLRQFYVTLHSPFRNFEMFFWPLVDVVLWGFLTVYLRNLSPDLAVAASFLLGGMLLWDIMFRGKLAIGIAILEESWSRNVLNVLATPLSSAEYLAGATVFGFLKVGVGWGLIAFVAWAAYSFNVTTLGVALLPFVASLLVTALVLGLMTIVLVLRLGKGAEVLAWGLAFIFMPISAVFFPVSVLPRPLVAAARFWPASYIFEGMRQVLAGGPLRWDWVGISLALNGIYLLVMVWVAKRSLDAFARKGYITRYL